The Cellulomonas sp. P24 genome contains a region encoding:
- a CDS encoding EamA family transporter yields MTSVTHDGHVASAPVLGGRLTSGLLLAVVSAVSFGASGGLARGLLDTGWTPGAVTLSRITVAALAVLPFGLPALRGRWWLLRRNAGLILLYGVLAVAGAQFCYFSAVEAMQVAPALLIEYTAPAAVVVWLWLRHGQRPGPVTLIGAGLAALGLVLVLDVLGGMGLSVVGVLWALAAMVGAATYFVVSADDSTGLPPLTLAAGGLVVGGVVLGLLGVVGALPMRAATATVSYAGHAVAWWPPVVALGLVTAALAYGTGIAATRRLGSRLASFVALLEVVAGVGFAWLLLGELPRSVQLVGGALVLGGVVVVKLGERAAVPPVPALAAPVEQGLLA; encoded by the coding sequence ATGACGTCGGTCACTCATGACGGGCATGTCGCCTCGGCGCCCGTCCTCGGCGGGCGCCTGACGTCCGGCCTGCTCCTCGCGGTCGTCTCCGCCGTCTCGTTCGGCGCATCGGGAGGGCTGGCCCGTGGCCTGCTCGACACCGGGTGGACGCCGGGGGCGGTCACCCTCTCCCGAATCACTGTCGCCGCCCTCGCCGTGCTGCCGTTCGGGCTCCCCGCGCTGCGCGGACGGTGGTGGCTGCTGCGCCGCAACGCCGGCCTGATCCTGCTCTACGGGGTCCTCGCAGTGGCCGGTGCGCAGTTCTGCTACTTCTCGGCCGTCGAGGCCATGCAGGTCGCACCCGCGCTGCTGATCGAGTACACGGCGCCGGCGGCCGTCGTCGTCTGGCTCTGGCTGCGGCACGGGCAGCGCCCCGGCCCGGTCACCCTGATCGGCGCCGGGCTCGCCGCGCTCGGTCTGGTGCTCGTGCTCGACGTGCTCGGCGGCATGGGCCTGAGCGTCGTCGGCGTGCTCTGGGCGTTGGCCGCGATGGTCGGGGCGGCCACGTACTTCGTGGTGTCCGCGGACGACTCGACCGGCCTGCCGCCGCTGACCCTCGCCGCGGGCGGGCTCGTGGTCGGGGGCGTGGTCCTCGGCCTCCTCGGGGTGGTGGGTGCGCTGCCGATGCGTGCCGCGACCGCGACCGTCAGCTACGCGGGGCACGCGGTGGCGTGGTGGCCGCCGGTGGTCGCGCTCGGGCTGGTGACCGCGGCGCTCGCGTATGGCACCGGGATCGCCGCCACCCGTCGGCTCGGCTCGCGGCTCGCCTCGTTCGTCGCTCTGCTCGAGGTGGTGGCCGGGGTCGGGTTCGCCTGGCTGCTGCTCGGTGAGCTGCCCCGGTCGGTCCAGCTCGTCGGCGGGGCCCTGGTCCTCGGCGGCGTCGTGGTGGTCAAGCTCGGGGAGCGTGCCGCCGTCCCGCCTGTCCCCGCTCTTGCTGCCCCCGTCGAACAGGGACTTTTGGCCTAG
- the hemG gene encoding protoporphyrinogen oxidase yields MSNHQRVVIVGGGVSGLATAYLLARDGGPDVEVVLVEAADRLGGKILTQDVAGHPVDMGPDALLVRLPAMRSLLEDLGLTAAIVAPGASGAFIWSRARLRPLPPSTLFGIPQKLLPLLRSGLLSPLGVLRAALDLVLPRTRTGDDPSVGELVRPRFGAEVFERLVDPMLGGVHAGRADELSAQSSVPEIAALARRSRSIYLGSRSMRRGSTSSGPALVTLDGGLTRLVDTLVSQLDRCDVRLGARVTGLRRADGGRDTAASDGHGYVVTLAGGEELAADAVVLATPAFVTADLLARVAPDASVAAREVPYADVASLTLVYPRSAVTHPLDGTGFLVPPEEGLLLVGCSWLPAKWPNLADPSHVLIRAMVGRHGDDRFATMDDDALVAQVHRELALTMGMSAPPASASVQRWPRAMPQYTVGHRRRLERIDHALTDAPGIHVTGAAFGGVGIASCVARAQRTAATLAAESRYSTDSTDGTASTSRTHTTDTTGTVDAAAVAPSRGRA; encoded by the coding sequence ATGTCGAACCACCAGCGCGTCGTCATCGTCGGCGGCGGAGTCAGCGGACTCGCCACGGCCTACCTCCTGGCCCGTGACGGCGGTCCGGACGTCGAGGTCGTGCTCGTCGAGGCCGCGGACCGGCTCGGCGGCAAGATCCTCACGCAGGACGTCGCCGGCCACCCCGTCGACATGGGCCCCGACGCGCTGTTGGTTCGGTTGCCGGCGATGCGTTCGCTGCTCGAGGACCTCGGCCTGACCGCGGCGATCGTCGCCCCCGGGGCGAGCGGCGCCTTCATCTGGTCGCGCGCCCGCCTGCGGCCGCTGCCGCCGAGCACGCTGTTCGGCATCCCGCAGAAGCTGCTCCCGCTGCTCCGGTCCGGGCTGCTGTCCCCGCTCGGCGTCCTGCGTGCCGCCCTCGACCTCGTGCTGCCGCGCACCCGCACCGGCGACGACCCGTCCGTGGGCGAGCTCGTGCGTCCGCGCTTCGGCGCGGAGGTGTTCGAGCGCCTCGTCGACCCGATGCTCGGCGGCGTGCACGCCGGCCGGGCCGACGAGCTCAGCGCGCAGAGCTCGGTCCCGGAGATCGCGGCGCTCGCCCGCCGGAGCCGCAGCATCTACCTCGGATCGCGCTCGATGCGGCGCGGGTCGACCTCGTCGGGCCCGGCCCTGGTCACCCTCGACGGCGGTCTGACCCGGCTCGTGGACACGTTGGTGAGCCAGCTCGACAGGTGCGACGTACGGCTCGGCGCCCGGGTCACCGGACTGCGCCGGGCGGATGGCGGGCGCGACACCGCGGCCTCGGACGGCCACGGCTACGTGGTCACGCTCGCGGGAGGTGAGGAGCTCGCCGCCGACGCCGTCGTGCTCGCGACCCCGGCGTTCGTGACCGCGGACCTGCTCGCCCGGGTCGCCCCGGACGCGTCGGTGGCAGCCCGGGAGGTGCCCTACGCCGACGTCGCGAGCCTCACGCTCGTCTACCCCCGCAGCGCCGTGACGCACCCGCTGGACGGGACCGGGTTCCTCGTCCCGCCCGAGGAGGGGCTCCTGCTCGTCGGCTGCAGCTGGCTGCCGGCCAAGTGGCCGAACCTCGCCGACCCGTCGCACGTGCTGATCCGTGCGATGGTCGGCCGTCACGGCGACGACCGCTTCGCCACGATGGACGACGACGCCCTCGTCGCCCAGGTGCACCGCGAGCTCGCGCTGACCATGGGGATGAGCGCACCGCCGGCCTCCGCGAGCGTGCAGCGCTGGCCGCGCGCGATGCCCCAGTACACGGTCGGTCACCGGCGTCGGCTGGAGCGGATCGACCACGCGCTGACCGACGCCCCCGGGATCCACGTCACCGGTGCCGCGTTCGGGGGCGTCGGGATCGCCTCGTGCGTGGCACGCGCACAGCGCACCGCCGCGACGCTGGCCGCGGAGAGCCGATACAGCACTGACAGCACTGACGGCACTGCCAGCACGAGCCGCACGCACACCACGGACACCACCGGCACCGTCGACGCCGCCGCCGTCGCACCTTCGAGAGGACGCGCATGA
- a CDS encoding TIGR04053 family radical SAM/SPASM domain-containing protein → MTEQTLTETIAERSATATHPGGHPTATTHPGEHPAVPVSRVDYNQRPMLVFWETTRACQVACRHCRASAMTHALPGELDVAEGRDLVDQVAGFGRPFPILVLTGGDCLLRADLFELVEYASGLGIPVALSPSVTPALTPEMIARIATSGVKAVSISLDGATPKTHEGVRAVDHHFKDTVAAITALVAAGLTVQVNTTVMSENLHELAEIAGIVRDAGAQIWEVFFLVHVGRGVVSGAISAEEHEDVCHFLYDASHYGFIVRTVEAPFFRRVVTERRAGLPVPQTAVYAALKSRLTELLGEPTRRPSAHTAATRDGKGILFVAHDGEVYPAGFLPIGLGNLRERPLSEIYRDDPLLRQIRAAEFSGRCGDCAYADLCGGSRARAFAATGDALGEDPACMYQPVEGSRPS, encoded by the coding sequence ATGACCGAGCAGACGCTGACCGAGACGATCGCCGAGCGCAGCGCGACTGCGACCCACCCCGGCGGGCACCCGACCGCCACGACCCACCCCGGCGAGCACCCAGCCGTCCCCGTCTCGCGGGTCGACTACAACCAGCGCCCGATGCTCGTCTTCTGGGAGACGACCCGGGCCTGCCAGGTCGCCTGCCGGCACTGCCGCGCGTCCGCGATGACCCACGCCCTGCCCGGCGAGCTCGACGTCGCCGAGGGGCGCGATCTCGTCGACCAGGTCGCCGGGTTCGGGCGTCCGTTCCCGATCCTCGTGCTCACCGGCGGCGACTGCCTGCTGCGCGCGGACCTCTTCGAGCTCGTCGAGTACGCCTCCGGCCTGGGGATCCCGGTGGCACTCTCACCGTCCGTCACCCCGGCGCTCACCCCCGAGATGATCGCGCGGATCGCGACCAGCGGCGTCAAGGCCGTCTCGATCAGCCTCGACGGCGCGACACCGAAGACCCACGAGGGGGTGCGCGCGGTCGACCACCACTTCAAGGACACCGTCGCCGCGATCACGGCCCTCGTCGCGGCCGGCCTGACGGTCCAGGTCAACACGACGGTCATGAGCGAGAACCTCCACGAGCTCGCCGAGATCGCCGGGATCGTGCGCGACGCCGGCGCCCAGATCTGGGAGGTCTTCTTCCTCGTGCACGTCGGGCGCGGCGTCGTCTCCGGGGCGATCTCCGCCGAGGAGCACGAGGACGTCTGCCACTTCCTGTACGACGCGTCGCACTACGGCTTCATCGTCCGCACGGTCGAGGCGCCGTTCTTCCGCCGTGTGGTCACCGAGCGCCGTGCCGGGCTCCCCGTGCCGCAGACCGCCGTGTACGCGGCGCTCAAGAGCCGCCTGACCGAGCTGCTGGGCGAGCCCACCCGACGCCCGAGCGCGCACACCGCGGCCACGCGCGACGGCAAGGGCATCCTGTTCGTCGCGCACGACGGCGAGGTGTACCCGGCCGGGTTCCTGCCGATCGGCCTCGGCAACCTGCGCGAGCGCCCGCTCAGCGAGATCTACCGCGACGACCCGTTGCTGCGGCAGATCCGCGCCGCCGAGTTCTCGGGGCGGTGCGGGGACTGCGCCTACGCCGACCTGTGCGGCGGCTCGAGGGCCCGCGCGTTCGCCGCGACCGGAGACGCCCTCGGCGAGGACCCGGCGTGCATGTACCAGCCCGTCGAGGGCTCGCGCCCGTCCTGA
- a CDS encoding RNA polymerase sigma factor, whose protein sequence is MLDDFDQVLARARTGSAEAFATLYEDLVRPVAAYLRARGVRDVEDLTSEVFLAVFTGLGRFAGGQEQFRSWVFTIAHRRVVDHWRSGSRTVPQAPYEPDEDDRTVESAENQALRALGEEQALALLALLTDDQREVLVLRIVADLTVEQVGEVVGKRPGAVKALQHRGLATLRRILESEAVTL, encoded by the coding sequence GTGCTCGACGACTTCGACCAGGTGCTCGCGCGAGCCCGCACCGGCTCAGCCGAGGCCTTCGCAACCCTCTACGAGGACCTGGTGCGGCCCGTCGCGGCGTACCTGCGCGCCCGCGGCGTCCGCGACGTCGAGGACCTCACGAGCGAGGTGTTCCTCGCCGTGTTCACCGGCCTCGGACGGTTCGCCGGAGGTCAGGAGCAGTTCCGGTCCTGGGTGTTCACGATCGCGCACAGGCGCGTCGTGGACCACTGGCGCAGCGGGTCGCGCACGGTCCCGCAGGCGCCGTACGAGCCGGACGAGGACGACAGGACGGTCGAGAGCGCCGAGAACCAGGCCCTCCGCGCCCTCGGTGAGGAGCAGGCGCTCGCACTGCTCGCGCTGCTCACCGACGACCAGCGTGAGGTCCTGGTGCTCAGGATCGTCGCGGACCTGACGGTCGAGCAGGTCGGCGAGGTCGTGGGCAAGCGCCCAGGAGCGGTCAAGGCGCTGCAGCACCGGGGGCTCGCGACCCTGCGACGGATCCTCGAGTCGGAGGCCGTGACCCTGTGA
- the trpB gene encoding tryptophan synthase subunit beta, whose protein sequence is MAEQTGTWQISARQTVPDASGFFGAYGGQFLPPQLEGPFAEITKAYHEIENDAAFIAELRYIRTHFQGRPTPVYHARTLSLLNGGAQIYLKREDLNHTGAHKLNHCMGEGLLARYMGKKKLIAETGAGQHGVALATAAAHFGLECEIHMGQVDIEKQAPNVSRMELLGATVVPVTHGLRTLKEAVDSAFEAYLADYENSIYCIGSVVGPHPFPLMVRDFQRVVGIEAREQFQEMTGNLPDVVEACVGGGSNAIGIFSAFLDDPVELIGVEPLGRGTATGEHAATMTYGREGIIHGFRCYLLQDEEGQPSPVYSCASGLDYPGVGPEHSYLKDAGRVEYVTATDDECRDAFFLLSRKEGIIPALESAHAVAHALVKAREMETGTILVNLSGRGDKDMDYVIENWGIGR, encoded by the coding sequence ATGGCTGAGCAGACCGGCACGTGGCAGATCTCCGCACGACAGACCGTCCCCGATGCGAGCGGGTTCTTCGGGGCCTACGGTGGGCAGTTCCTCCCGCCCCAGCTCGAGGGGCCCTTCGCCGAGATCACGAAGGCCTACCACGAGATCGAGAACGATGCGGCGTTCATCGCCGAGCTGAGGTACATCCGCACGCACTTCCAGGGCCGCCCGACGCCCGTCTACCACGCACGCACGTTGTCGCTGCTGAATGGCGGCGCGCAGATCTACCTCAAGCGCGAGGACCTCAACCACACCGGCGCGCACAAGCTCAACCACTGCATGGGCGAGGGCCTGCTGGCCCGGTACATGGGCAAGAAGAAGCTCATCGCCGAGACCGGCGCCGGTCAGCACGGCGTCGCGCTCGCCACGGCGGCGGCGCACTTCGGTCTCGAGTGCGAGATCCACATGGGCCAGGTCGACATCGAGAAGCAGGCGCCGAACGTCAGCCGCATGGAGCTGCTCGGTGCGACGGTGGTCCCGGTCACGCACGGGCTGCGCACCCTCAAGGAGGCCGTCGACTCGGCCTTCGAGGCCTACCTCGCCGACTACGAGAACTCGATCTACTGCATCGGGTCCGTCGTCGGCCCGCACCCGTTCCCGCTCATGGTCCGCGACTTCCAGCGCGTCGTCGGCATCGAGGCACGCGAGCAGTTCCAGGAGATGACCGGCAACCTGCCCGACGTCGTCGAGGCGTGCGTCGGTGGCGGCTCGAACGCGATCGGCATCTTCTCGGCCTTCCTCGACGACCCGGTCGAGCTGATCGGCGTCGAGCCGCTCGGCCGCGGCACCGCGACCGGCGAGCACGCCGCGACCATGACCTACGGGCGCGAGGGCATCATCCACGGGTTCCGCTGCTACCTGCTCCAGGACGAGGAGGGGCAGCCCTCACCGGTGTACTCGTGCGCGAGCGGGCTGGACTACCCGGGCGTCGGCCCCGAGCACAGCTACCTCAAGGACGCCGGACGCGTCGAGTACGTGACTGCGACCGACGACGAGTGCCGGGACGCGTTCTTCCTGCTCAGCCGCAAGGAAGGCATCATCCCGGCGCTCGAGAGCGCGCACGCCGTCGCCCATGCGCTCGTCAAGGCGCGCGAGATGGAGACGGGCACGATCCTCGTCAACCTGAGCGGTCGCGGCGACAAGGACATGGACTACGTGATCGAGAACTGGGGCATCGGGAGGTAG
- a CDS encoding esterase family protein: MSLTGAGTTWVLWLVATATFVSSILWPRTRPTTRRRSALLAHLRRAGMQLAVVVTALAAVSGTLNAQYAWYSSWSDLASSLVSDGAPAGGTSIVAGGPGAGAPSVGPSTPTTGASATTDPGADPSATTEPTIAGLTADPGPDGQYLTVTVPGPTSGVTGSVDLWVPRSYTDPAFAHHRYPVVEAFHGVPGGPFEYAHDIGLGRMVAGLARDRRLAEPILVMPDSTPHHLDTECVNGGAKGPQMEDWLTRDVPDWVRGHLRVAADAQSWATMGLSTGGFCATMATFLHPDTYGAAIELGGYLAPVFDPAYQPFARGSAAWDRYDLVKRAAADPPDVQLWVETSKADTLSYPGNARLIAAATPPLRVTADVLPGAGHRMTVWVAAMPTAFTWLGRSLTGFHPAA; this comes from the coding sequence ATGTCACTCACCGGAGCGGGCACCACCTGGGTGCTCTGGCTCGTCGCGACGGCCACCTTCGTCTCGAGCATCCTGTGGCCCAGGACCCGGCCGACGACTCGACGCCGCAGCGCACTTCTCGCCCACCTGCGCCGGGCCGGGATGCAGCTCGCGGTCGTCGTCACGGCGCTCGCGGCCGTGTCCGGCACGCTCAACGCCCAGTACGCCTGGTACTCGAGCTGGAGCGACCTCGCCTCGTCCCTCGTCTCGGACGGGGCGCCGGCCGGTGGCACGTCGATCGTCGCCGGCGGTCCGGGAGCCGGCGCGCCGTCCGTCGGCCCGTCGACGCCGACCACCGGCGCGTCGGCCACCACCGACCCCGGCGCCGACCCGTCGGCCACCACCGAACCGACGATCGCCGGGCTCACCGCCGACCCCGGACCCGACGGGCAGTACCTCACGGTCACGGTGCCCGGTCCGACGAGCGGGGTGACCGGGTCGGTCGACCTCTGGGTCCCGCGCTCGTACACCGACCCGGCCTTCGCGCACCACCGCTACCCGGTCGTCGAGGCGTTCCACGGCGTGCCGGGCGGCCCGTTCGAGTACGCGCACGACATCGGCCTCGGGCGCATGGTGGCCGGCCTCGCCAGGGATCGGCGCCTGGCGGAGCCGATCCTCGTGATGCCCGACTCGACGCCCCACCACCTCGACACCGAGTGCGTCAACGGAGGCGCCAAGGGGCCGCAGATGGAGGACTGGCTGACGCGGGACGTCCCGGACTGGGTACGCGGGCACCTCCGCGTCGCGGCGGACGCGCAGTCCTGGGCCACCATGGGGCTCAGCACCGGCGGCTTCTGCGCGACCATGGCGACCTTCCTGCACCCGGACACCTACGGGGCGGCGATCGAGCTCGGCGGGTACCTCGCGCCCGTGTTCGACCCGGCCTACCAACCGTTCGCGCGCGGCAGCGCCGCGTGGGACCGGTACGACCTCGTGAAGCGCGCGGCCGCGGACCCTCCCGACGTCCAGCTCTGGGTCGAGACCTCGAAGGCCGACACGCTGTCCTACCCCGGTAACGCACGGCTGATCGCGGCGGCGACCCCACCGCTGCGTGTGACGGCCGACGTCCTGCCGGGTGCCGGTCATCGGATGACCGTCTGGGTCGCGGCGATGCCGACGGCGTTCACCTGGCTCGGCCGCTCGCTGACCGGGTTCCACCCGGCTGCCTGA
- a CDS encoding cytochrome c oxidase assembly protein translates to MLRPLTLATFLTSWVLDPLGAGLAVALTAGYVVLVRRVRRHGGRWSRWRGAAFLGLGVGSLVLTTCGGFAAYRSVLFSMGAVQAAVLSAVTPVGIALGAPVTLAERALGPAAVARLNRALRGPLARVLMFPLVSSVLAVGSLIAVFYSGLFTSSMTSVPVRDGVYALLLATGLLVVLPLLGEELLPRWCTAPVRALFAFADGLLDAIPGILVMTASTPLAAGVLGFTSRTWGPTPAWDQKVGGGTMLAVAEVVGLPVLGAIIAAWVRTDEADARAVDAVLDARAAESSTPELMAPWWESDPRFAERER, encoded by the coding sequence GTGCTGCGTCCGCTCACTCTCGCGACGTTCCTGACCTCGTGGGTGCTCGACCCGCTGGGTGCCGGGCTCGCCGTCGCGCTCACCGCCGGGTACGTGGTCCTCGTGCGCCGGGTGCGCCGGCACGGTGGCCGCTGGAGCCGGTGGCGGGGTGCGGCGTTCCTCGGCCTCGGGGTGGGGTCGCTCGTGCTCACGACGTGCGGGGGGTTCGCCGCCTACCGGTCGGTGCTGTTCTCGATGGGTGCGGTGCAGGCGGCGGTGCTGTCCGCCGTGACGCCCGTGGGGATCGCGCTCGGTGCACCGGTGACGCTCGCCGAGCGTGCGCTCGGTCCCGCGGCGGTCGCACGCCTGAACCGTGCACTTCGCGGACCGCTGGCGCGCGTCCTGATGTTCCCCCTGGTCAGCTCGGTGCTGGCGGTCGGGTCGCTCATCGCGGTCTTCTACTCGGGCCTGTTCACGTCGTCGATGACGAGCGTTCCGGTACGCGACGGGGTGTACGCGCTGCTCCTGGCCACCGGGCTGCTCGTCGTCCTCCCGCTGCTCGGTGAGGAGCTGCTGCCGCGGTGGTGCACGGCGCCGGTGCGTGCGCTGTTCGCCTTCGCCGACGGTCTGCTCGACGCGATCCCGGGCATCCTCGTGATGACGGCGAGCACTCCCCTCGCGGCCGGCGTGCTGGGCTTCACCTCCCGGACGTGGGGGCCGACGCCGGCCTGGGACCAGAAGGTCGGCGGCGGGACGATGCTGGCCGTCGCCGAGGTCGTCGGGCTGCCGGTGCTGGGAGCGATCATCGCCGCCTGGGTGCGCACCGACGAGGCGGACGCGCGTGCCGTCGACGCGGTGCTCGACGCCCGTGCCGCGGAGTCGAGCACGCCGGAGCTGATGGCTCCGTGGTGGGAGTCGGACCCACGCTTCGCCGAGCGCGAGCGGTAG
- a CDS encoding redoxin domain-containing protein yields the protein MTETPQPEARPRGRAMTFAWAGGGLVVAAAIAVIVAIGLPHASASGTEVEPGINAAAADLLQLDVLPPPVLMAPDFTLTDQHGHQVSLSQYKGRSVVLSFNDDQCEDVCTLLAQDTVVADQDLGAAARDVVFLGVNVNPFHTAVSDVATWSDAHGLHGTPNWEFVTGSTTQIAQVADSYHVSVTADPTTQNVTHGVEVFFIDPTGREVGFGQFGTGSASTALYGHAMAQMAVDLLPSGARTHVAGPTQSSTTGDAVLGASAPDLTLPELGNASRSRSIAGTHGSYTVVNFWSSTCSACVQEMPAMENAHQVLGSSVTFLGVDVSDPTGAASAFARSRGVTYPLLADANGTAAGAYRIPGLPFTAIIGPDGKLLVRHTGTFTAEQLEYLVQTLQQS from the coding sequence ATGACCGAGACCCCGCAGCCTGAGGCACGTCCGCGCGGCCGCGCCATGACCTTCGCCTGGGCCGGTGGCGGTCTCGTCGTGGCGGCGGCGATCGCCGTGATCGTGGCGATCGGGCTCCCGCACGCGTCGGCCTCCGGCACGGAGGTCGAGCCCGGGATCAACGCCGCCGCCGCCGACCTCCTGCAGCTCGACGTGCTCCCGCCGCCCGTCCTGATGGCCCCGGACTTCACCCTGACCGACCAGCACGGTCACCAGGTGAGTCTCTCGCAGTACAAGGGCAGGTCCGTGGTGCTGTCGTTCAACGACGACCAGTGCGAGGACGTGTGCACGCTGCTCGCCCAGGACACCGTCGTCGCCGACCAGGACCTCGGCGCTGCCGCCAGGGACGTCGTGTTCCTGGGCGTGAACGTCAACCCGTTCCACACCGCCGTCAGCGACGTCGCCACCTGGTCCGACGCGCACGGCCTGCACGGCACCCCGAACTGGGAGTTCGTCACGGGCTCGACGACGCAGATCGCGCAGGTCGCCGACAGCTACCACGTCTCGGTGACCGCCGACCCTACGACCCAGAACGTGACCCACGGCGTCGAGGTGTTCTTCATCGACCCGACGGGCCGCGAGGTCGGCTTCGGGCAGTTCGGGACCGGGTCGGCCAGCACCGCGCTCTACGGGCACGCGATGGCGCAGATGGCCGTCGACCTGCTGCCGTCGGGCGCGCGCACGCACGTGGCAGGCCCGACGCAGAGCAGCACGACCGGCGACGCGGTGCTCGGCGCGTCCGCACCGGACCTCACGCTCCCCGAGCTCGGGAACGCGTCGAGGTCGAGGTCGATCGCCGGGACCCACGGCTCGTACACGGTCGTGAACTTCTGGTCCTCCACCTGCAGCGCCTGCGTCCAGGAGATGCCGGCCATGGAGAACGCCCACCAGGTGCTCGGCAGCTCGGTCACGTTCCTGGGGGTCGACGTCTCCGACCCGACCGGTGCCGCGTCCGCGTTCGCCCGGTCGCGCGGGGTGACGTACCCGTTGCTGGCCGACGCGAACGGCACCGCCGCCGGCGCCTACCGGATCCCCGGCCTGCCGTTCACCGCGATCATCGGACCGGACGGGAAGCTCCTCGTCCGCCACACCGGCACGTTCACCGCCGAGCAGCTCGAGTACCTCGTGCAGACCCTCCAGCAGAGCTGA
- a CDS encoding cytochrome c biogenesis CcdA family protein → MTPPSSGTGLVLYAFSLGLVAAVNPCGLPMLPAYLALFTGRPTGSDGARIARSLLAGAGVSGGFVAVFGALGLMVESGVQLVAGWLPWVMIVVGLSMTVAGVLTLAGRAPSLHLPAPRVRPGRSALAMLGYGAAYAIGSLSCSLPLFLAAVGSSFTRRGAWAGLSTYLAYALGMGLFVTAAAVVTTTAGATALRRVRAASRALPVVSGLVLTLSGAYLLYYWLTDLRDPTGSSPVTAAVGHVQTGLTTAVGTDPVRSAVVLGAIVLAAFVVVVRRSLASPVPTPRTAPRKGTADHDRDPAA, encoded by the coding sequence GTGACCCCGCCCTCGTCCGGCACGGGCCTGGTCCTGTACGCCTTCTCGCTCGGGCTCGTCGCCGCGGTGAACCCGTGCGGGCTGCCGATGCTGCCCGCGTACCTCGCCCTGTTCACCGGTCGACCGACCGGCAGCGACGGAGCACGGATCGCCCGGAGCCTGCTGGCCGGTGCCGGGGTGAGCGGGGGCTTCGTCGCGGTCTTCGGTGCCCTCGGGCTGATGGTCGAGAGCGGGGTCCAGCTCGTCGCCGGGTGGCTCCCGTGGGTGATGATCGTCGTCGGCCTGAGCATGACCGTCGCGGGGGTCCTCACGCTCGCCGGTCGCGCGCCGAGCCTGCACCTCCCGGCGCCGCGGGTCAGGCCCGGTCGCTCGGCGCTCGCCATGCTCGGCTACGGCGCGGCGTACGCGATCGGGTCGCTCAGCTGCTCCCTCCCGCTGTTCCTGGCCGCCGTCGGCAGCTCGTTCACCCGCCGCGGCGCATGGGCGGGACTCTCGACGTACCTCGCCTACGCCCTCGGGATGGGACTGTTCGTCACCGCCGCCGCGGTCGTCACGACGACCGCCGGCGCGACGGCGCTGCGCCGCGTGCGGGCCGCCTCGCGCGCGCTCCCGGTCGTCTCCGGGCTCGTCCTCACGCTCTCGGGCGCGTACCTCCTCTACTACTGGCTCACCGACCTGCGCGACCCCACCGGGAGCTCCCCGGTCACGGCAGCGGTCGGCCACGTCCAGACCGGACTCACCACGGCCGTCGGCACCGACCCCGTCCGCTCGGCCGTCGTGCTCGGCGCGATCGTCCTCGCGGCGTTCGTCGTCGTCGTCCGGCGCTCGCTCGCCTCCCCCGTCCCGACACCACGCACCGCACCCCGGAAAGGCACCGCCGACCATGACCGAGACCCCGCAGCCTGA
- a CDS encoding cytochrome c oxidase assembly protein, translating into MSGPMWMPRQPPTLARLVAWHPQPIPILPVIALVILVLYVWGVVALRRRGIRWPLHHTVWWLVGVASVVLVTATGIDGYGMELFSVHMVQHMVLNMLTPVFLVLGAPVTLLLRALPTGAGRRGRVRRGFLRLLHSRVLTALTHPAVTFVLFIMSLYGLYYTPVFDELMSTWWGHNLMLVHFLIVGFLYFWGVLGVDPNPRTSRRGPHAMPGPVVSVLEIAATAPFHAFFGIAVMMSTALLVHFYAMPMPGWHVVPLADQATGGGIAWGFTEIPTLLVLGALVVAWQRSEERSTRAADRRQARGDDTELTDYNAYLQALARADGAAR; encoded by the coding sequence ATGAGCGGTCCGATGTGGATGCCCAGACAACCCCCGACGCTGGCGCGACTCGTGGCATGGCACCCTCAGCCGATCCCGATCCTGCCGGTGATCGCCCTTGTCATTCTGGTCCTCTACGTGTGGGGCGTCGTCGCGCTGCGCCGCCGCGGCATCCGCTGGCCCCTTCACCACACGGTCTGGTGGCTGGTCGGGGTGGCCTCCGTCGTCCTCGTCACCGCCACCGGCATCGACGGCTACGGGATGGAGCTGTTCAGCGTCCACATGGTGCAGCACATGGTGCTCAACATGCTCACGCCCGTCTTCCTCGTGCTCGGCGCACCCGTGACGCTGCTGCTGCGCGCACTGCCCACCGGCGCCGGCCGGCGCGGAAGGGTCCGGCGCGGCTTCCTGCGGCTGCTCCACTCGCGCGTGCTCACGGCTCTGACGCACCCCGCGGTCACGTTCGTGCTGTTCATCATGAGCCTGTACGGCCTGTACTACACGCCGGTCTTCGACGAGCTGATGAGCACCTGGTGGGGTCACAACCTGATGCTCGTGCACTTCCTCATCGTCGGGTTCCTCTACTTCTGGGGGGTCCTCGGCGTCGACCCCAACCCGCGCACCTCCCGCCGCGGCCCGCACGCGATGCCGGGCCCCGTCGTCTCCGTCCTCGAGATTGCCGCGACGGCACCGTTCCACGCGTTCTTCGGCATCGCGGTCATGATGTCGACGGCTCTGCTCGTCCACTTCTACGCGATGCCCATGCCCGGCTGGCACGTCGTGCCGCTCGCCGACCAGGCGACCGGCGGCGGCATCGCGTGGGGGTTCACCGAGATCCCGACCCTCCTGGTGCTCGGCGCCCTCGTGGTCGCGTGGCAACGCTCCGAGGAACGCAGCACCCGGGCGGCGGACCGCCGCCAGGCCCGCGGTGACGACACCGAGCTCACCGACTACAACGCCTACCTGCAGGCTCTCGCCCGTGCCGACGGGGCAGCGCGGTGA